A window of the Paenibacillus woosongensis genome harbors these coding sequences:
- a CDS encoding N-acetylmuramoyl-L-alanine amidase family protein, translating into MKKLGFLLMLVVMLWALPGIGEASAAGHAIYLDGQELEQPGAAQAGLVNGSVMVPIRIISEGLGYEVGWEKQTETVTIKQGERLLQLFIDNPKAVVDGSEVGLSAPPLLQDNTTLVPLRFVGEQMGLKVSWDNETKSAHLYSESGGSGGGVVNGGVSTPPAGEGEAVPQQPVKQPDNTGGSNAGSQADHDHSQGDLAAISSLSFTENRLMISADRPVAPNVFKMTDPERIVIDIPNAKFAAGFMDALPLDATSQGQLAVEGYPEVAKIRYALFSNDPSTIRIVIDLNESREFAVTNENGSLFVDLTLEAATPPVIPVIPARPDGKRLVVIDAGHGGKDPGAPSVTGGREKDFNLAIALRVNELLQQETQIITVLTRSDDTYPTLDERVQIANDLQADIFISIHANSGSATATGTETLYTRDVSIPLADTVHKYMIEATGLNDRKVKHQNLKVTRETTMPAILLEAGFLSNPQDDAVLKDPAVQDRIAAGIMAGIKEYLGL; encoded by the coding sequence ATGAAGAAGTTAGGTTTTCTGTTGATGCTGGTTGTAATGCTGTGGGCTTTGCCGGGCATTGGGGAGGCATCTGCCGCCGGTCATGCAATTTATTTGGACGGCCAGGAGCTGGAGCAGCCAGGCGCTGCACAAGCAGGTCTGGTTAATGGCAGCGTTATGGTTCCCATTCGTATCATTTCGGAAGGGCTTGGTTATGAGGTTGGATGGGAGAAGCAGACGGAGACGGTTACGATTAAGCAGGGCGAACGGCTGCTGCAGCTTTTTATAGACAACCCTAAGGCTGTTGTGGACGGCAGCGAGGTTGGCTTGTCCGCTCCGCCGCTGCTGCAGGATAACACGACGCTTGTTCCGCTGCGTTTTGTCGGTGAACAGATGGGCCTGAAGGTCAGCTGGGATAACGAAACAAAATCAGCGCACCTGTACAGTGAAAGCGGCGGTTCTGGCGGTGGCGTTGTCAATGGAGGGGTCAGTACGCCTCCAGCCGGCGAAGGGGAAGCTGTTCCACAGCAGCCAGTAAAGCAGCCGGATAATACGGGAGGAAGCAATGCCGGTTCACAGGCGGACCATGATCATAGTCAAGGAGATCTCGCGGCGATCAGCAGCTTAAGCTTCACCGAGAATCGCCTAATGATTTCAGCCGATCGTCCGGTAGCGCCAAACGTATTCAAGATGACAGATCCGGAACGGATTGTGATTGACATCCCGAACGCTAAATTTGCCGCCGGATTCATGGATGCGCTGCCACTGGACGCGACAAGCCAGGGACAATTGGCGGTTGAGGGTTACCCGGAAGTGGCGAAAATACGCTATGCCTTATTCAGCAATGATCCATCTACGATTAGAATCGTTATCGACTTGAACGAGAGCAGGGAATTCGCAGTTACAAACGAGAACGGATCACTCTTTGTCGATCTGACCTTGGAGGCCGCGACTCCTCCTGTGATACCTGTAATTCCGGCAAGGCCGGACGGCAAAAGACTTGTTGTCATTGATGCTGGACATGGCGGGAAGGATCCGGGAGCCCCGAGCGTAACGGGGGGACGGGAGAAGGATTTCAATCTGGCGATTGCACTACGAGTGAATGAGCTGCTTCAGCAGGAGACGCAGATTATTACGGTGCTGACGCGAAGCGACGATACATATCCGACGCTGGACGAAAGGGTACAAATTGCAAACGATTTGCAAGCTGACATTTTTATTTCGATTCATGCCAATAGCGGTTCTGCAACAGCCACTGGAACCGAGACGCTGTATACCCGGGACGTCAGCATTCCTCTTGCGGATACGGTACATAAATACATGATCGAAGCAACCGGGTTGAACGACCGCAAGGTGAAGCACCAGAATTTGAAAGTGACGCGCGAGACGACGATGCCGGCGATACTGCTGGAGGCAGGCTTCCTCAGCAACCCCCAGGATGACGCGGTGTTGAAAGATCCAGCCGTACAGGATAGAATTGCAGCAGGCATTATGGCCGGGATTAAAGAGTATTTAGGCTTGTGA
- the leuD gene encoding 3-isopropylmalate dehydratase small subunit, translating into MEAFNKLTGIVGPVDRVNVDTDAIIPKQFLKRIERTGFGQFLFYEWRFDTEGNINPEFELNKPRYEGASILISRVNFGCGSSREHAPWAILDYGFRCVIAPSFADIFYNNCFKNGILPIKLSEEQVEDLFQRTAAHEGYQLTVDLENKTITDQYGLHISFDLDEHRRQFLLQGLDDIGLTLQHEDLISAYEAKRASNSMA; encoded by the coding sequence ATGGAAGCTTTTAACAAACTTACAGGCATCGTCGGTCCCGTGGACCGCGTAAACGTAGATACGGACGCGATTATTCCTAAACAATTTTTGAAACGGATTGAGCGTACTGGATTTGGACAATTTTTGTTCTATGAATGGCGTTTTGACACGGAAGGTAATATAAATCCGGAGTTTGAGCTGAATAAGCCTCGCTATGAAGGAGCATCAATTCTGATCTCGCGAGTCAATTTCGGCTGTGGATCCTCCCGTGAGCACGCGCCATGGGCGATTCTGGATTACGGCTTCCGTTGTGTCATCGCTCCGTCCTTTGCGGATATTTTCTATAACAACTGTTTCAAAAACGGCATTCTGCCGATCAAGCTCTCCGAAGAACAGGTTGAAGATCTGTTCCAGCGCACTGCTGCGCATGAGGGTTATCAACTGACGGTTGACTTGGAGAACAAAACGATTACAGATCAATACGGCTTGCATATTTCGTTTGATCTGGATGAGCACCGCCGCCAGTTCCTGCTGCAAGGTCTGGACGATATCGGACTTACGCTGCAGCATGAGGATCTCATCTCAGCTTATGAAGCGAAGAGAGCAAGCAACTCGATGGCATAG
- the leuC gene encoding 3-isopropylmalate dehydratase large subunit — translation MSNAKKTMYEKIWDNHVIYAEEGKPSIIYIDLHLVHEVTSPQAFEGLRLSGRKVRRPELTFATMDHNVPTKDRFNIKDPISKQQIDTLTKNCRDFGVTLYDLDTIDQGVVHVMGPELGLTHPGKTIVCGDSHTSTHGAFGALAFGIGTSEVEHVLATQCLQQAKAKTLEVRFVGKRKPGVTAKDMILGVIAQYGTDFATGYVIEYTGEAIRELTMEERMTVCNMSIEAGARAGLIAPDETTFEYLRGREHVPQGEAFDRAVAEWKKLTTDEGAEYDRVVEFDVDALIPQVTWGTSPGMGTNINATVPNPNDFASENERKAAEKALEYMGLTPGTPMTDIEIDYVFIGSCTNGRIEDLRAAAQIARGYKVSDKVTAIVVPGSGRVKLQAEKEGLDKVFIEAGFEWRDAGCSMCLAMNPDVLDPGQRCASTSNRNFEGRQGRGGRTHLVSPAMAAAAAIKGRFVDVREWNVKSEVVS, via the coding sequence ATGAGTAATGCTAAAAAGACAATGTATGAGAAAATTTGGGACAATCACGTGATTTATGCGGAAGAAGGAAAACCAAGCATCATTTATATCGATTTGCATTTGGTGCATGAGGTAACCTCTCCGCAGGCATTTGAGGGACTGCGCCTCAGCGGGCGCAAGGTACGTCGTCCGGAGCTGACTTTTGCGACGATGGACCACAACGTTCCGACGAAAGACCGTTTCAACATTAAAGACCCGATTTCCAAGCAGCAGATCGATACGCTTACGAAGAACTGCCGCGATTTCGGCGTAACGCTTTACGATTTGGATACGATCGATCAGGGCGTCGTACACGTTATGGGGCCAGAGCTGGGTTTGACTCATCCAGGTAAAACGATCGTCTGCGGCGACAGCCATACTTCTACGCACGGAGCATTCGGCGCGCTGGCATTCGGTATCGGTACGAGTGAAGTAGAGCACGTTTTGGCTACGCAGTGCTTGCAGCAGGCCAAGGCGAAGACGCTGGAGGTACGTTTTGTCGGAAAACGCAAACCTGGCGTTACTGCTAAGGATATGATTCTGGGCGTTATTGCCCAATATGGAACGGATTTTGCAACAGGTTACGTTATCGAATATACCGGTGAGGCAATCCGCGAGCTAACGATGGAAGAAAGAATGACCGTATGTAATATGTCCATTGAAGCTGGAGCCAGAGCAGGATTGATTGCTCCAGACGAGACGACTTTCGAATATCTGCGCGGCCGCGAGCATGTTCCGCAAGGTGAAGCCTTTGATCGCGCTGTAGCGGAGTGGAAGAAGCTTACTACAGATGAGGGCGCCGAGTATGACCGTGTCGTGGAATTTGACGTTGATGCATTGATTCCGCAAGTGACATGGGGCACGAGCCCGGGTATGGGAACGAATATCAACGCAACCGTACCGAACCCGAATGACTTTGCATCGGAAAACGAACGCAAGGCTGCCGAGAAAGCACTTGAATATATGGGGCTTACTCCGGGCACGCCGATGACTGACATCGAAATCGACTATGTATTTATCGGCTCATGTACGAATGGGCGTATTGAGGATCTCCGCGCCGCAGCACAAATCGCACGAGGCTACAAAGTATCTGACAAAGTAACGGCAATCGTTGTTCCTGGTTCAGGCCGCGTGAAGCTGCAGGCAGAGAAGGAAGGCCTGGACAAAGTATTTATTGAGGCTGGCTTTGAATGGCGCGATGCGGGCTGCAGTATGTGTCTTGCCATGAATCCCGACGTTTTGGATCCGGGCCAACGCTGTGCTTCCACCTCCAACCGGAACTTCGAAGGACGTCAAGGCCGCGGCGGAAGAACGCATCTCGTTTCTCCGGCAATGGCGGCGGCGGCAGCGATTAAAGGCCGCTTCGTGGATGTCCGCGAATGGAATGTGAAAAGCGAAGTCGTTAGCTAA
- the lepB gene encoding signal peptidase I, translating into MKIWKEVQGWGLSIIIGFIISMFIGIFVIQPYKVNGHSMEPTLDDKQRIYAWKIAHTLEKLPKYEDIVIIDSRIDRDRTFWDSVNEHPLIRILSGNKKEDFFYVKRVIGLPGDVIEIKDGQVFRNGVQLEEPYIKEQMYAEQSQVWEVPEDHIFVMGDNRNNSKDSRMIGPVPLDHIMGIEGFTK; encoded by the coding sequence ATGAAAATATGGAAAGAGGTTCAGGGCTGGGGCCTGTCTATAATCATCGGTTTTATTATCAGCATGTTTATCGGCATATTTGTTATTCAGCCATATAAGGTGAACGGTCATTCCATGGAGCCTACGCTGGACGACAAACAGCGGATCTATGCCTGGAAAATAGCACACACGCTGGAAAAGCTGCCGAAATATGAAGATATCGTCATCATCGACAGCCGCATTGACCGCGACCGAACTTTCTGGGACAGCGTAAACGAGCATCCGCTGATCCGTATTTTGTCAGGCAACAAGAAAGAGGACTTCTTCTACGTCAAGCGTGTGATCGGCCTGCCTGGCGACGTAATCGAGATTAAAGACGGACAAGTGTTCAGAAACGGAGTCCAGCTGGAGGAGCCATATATTAAAGAGCAAATGTATGCGGAGCAAAGCCAGGTATGGGAAGTACCCGAGGACCATATCTTTGTGATGGGTGACAACCGCAACAACAGCAAAGACAGCCGGATGATCGGGCCTGTACCGCTTGACCATATCATGGGAATCGAAGGCTTCACTAAATAA
- a CDS encoding LysR family transcriptional regulator produces MELRQLLYTLKIAEERNFSRAADKLHIAQPSLSQQLSKLEQELGVKLFQRNTSTVELTHAGASFIKHARKIMDAVEQLRQEMDDISQLRAGRVVIGSMPITGSHLLPYVLPAFKEAYPDIQVTLLEDTSLNLEKLTAGGGTDLSLLSLPLQEPSLTYETIGEEKIDLAIPPNHYLADPGNRPPGGVALEQLSGESFIVLKKGQGFRKIMIDLCRSAGFDPDIVFESNNIETVQSLVAAGMGITLVPRFIARAKRSELIPVYVPLAEPVPSRTLVIAYRKGRYLSKAAEAFIDTFRTTIETRMKEEP; encoded by the coding sequence ATGGAATTAAGGCAGCTCCTCTATACATTGAAGATTGCTGAGGAGCGTAACTTCTCCAGAGCGGCCGACAAACTCCATATCGCTCAGCCGTCGCTCAGCCAGCAATTGTCCAAGCTTGAACAGGAGCTGGGCGTCAAATTGTTCCAGCGTAATACGAGCACCGTAGAGCTTACGCATGCCGGAGCCAGCTTCATCAAGCATGCCCGCAAAATTATGGATGCCGTCGAGCAGCTTCGCCAGGAGATGGACGACATTTCCCAGCTGCGCGCCGGGCGCGTAGTCATCGGGAGCATGCCGATAACGGGCTCACATCTGCTGCCCTATGTTCTGCCGGCGTTTAAAGAAGCCTATCCCGATATACAGGTTACTCTGCTGGAAGATACATCCTTGAACCTGGAGAAGCTCACGGCAGGCGGCGGTACGGATCTCAGTCTGCTCTCCCTGCCGCTGCAGGAGCCTTCTTTAACCTACGAGACGATCGGCGAGGAGAAAATCGATCTGGCCATCCCCCCGAACCACTACCTCGCCGACCCCGGCAATCGGCCCCCGGGCGGAGTAGCTCTGGAGCAATTGTCCGGCGAATCATTCATCGTCCTAAAGAAGGGCCAAGGCTTCCGCAAAATCATGATTGATTTATGCCGATCTGCAGGATTTGACCCCGATATCGTGTTCGAGAGCAATAACATTGAGACCGTCCAATCCCTCGTTGCCGCAGGGATGGGCATTACCCTTGTACCGCGTTTTATTGCCCGGGCCAAGCGCAGCGAGCTGATTCCGGTATATGTCCCGCTGGCGGAGCCGGTTCCAAGCCGCACGCTCGTAATTGCATATCGGAAAGGACGCTATCTGTCCAAGGCTGCCGAAGCTTTCATCGACACGTTCCGCACAACTATTGAGACGCGAATGAAGGAAGAGCCATAA
- a CDS encoding carbon-nitrogen family hydrolase — protein sequence MTQQQTSWNIAMIQCDIRMGRPAENREIVESWMEKAVSQAVKPDVIVLPEMWNTGYALEQIHELADVDGRETREWISGFARRNAVRIVAGSIAEKRGGDVYNTMRIYDGSGEEVAAYSKMHLFRLMQEEKHLAPGESAVTFDLDGQTSGASICYDIRFPELMRTLALTGAKILFVPAAWPHPRLHHWRTLLMARAIENQMYVIACNRTGLSGKDNFFGHSMIIDPWGEVIAEGGEEEGIIAGRIDLSLVDEVRSRIPVFEDRRPSLYNVTP from the coding sequence ATGACTCAGCAGCAAACATCATGGAACATCGCCATGATTCAATGCGATATTCGTATGGGCAGACCCGCGGAAAACCGCGAAATCGTAGAGAGCTGGATGGAGAAGGCGGTCAGCCAGGCCGTCAAGCCGGACGTCATCGTATTGCCGGAAATGTGGAACACGGGGTACGCGCTGGAGCAAATCCATGAATTGGCGGACGTGGACGGGCGCGAGACCCGGGAGTGGATCTCCGGCTTCGCACGGCGTAATGCGGTTCGCATTGTAGCCGGCTCGATTGCGGAGAAGCGCGGGGGAGACGTGTACAATACGATGCGGATTTATGACGGGAGCGGTGAAGAGGTCGCGGCGTATTCCAAAATGCATCTGTTCCGGCTCATGCAGGAGGAGAAGCACTTGGCGCCAGGGGAGTCCGCGGTGACCTTTGACTTGGACGGACAAACCTCGGGAGCTTCCATCTGCTACGATATCCGTTTTCCCGAGCTTATGCGCACGCTTGCGCTGACGGGCGCTAAGATATTGTTTGTGCCGGCGGCATGGCCGCATCCCCGTTTGCATCATTGGCGGACACTGCTGATGGCCAGGGCGATCGAGAATCAAATGTACGTGATAGCCTGCAATCGCACCGGACTAAGCGGGAAAGATAACTTCTTCGGCCATTCGATGATTATCGATCCATGGGGGGAAGTCATTGCCGAGGGCGGAGAAGAAGAAGGCATCATTGCCGGGCGGATTGATCTGTCTTTGGTCGACGAGGTTCGTTCCAGGATTCCGGTGTTCGAGGACCGGCGTCCAAGCCTGTATAATGTAACACCTTAA
- a CDS encoding pyridoxal phosphate-dependent aminotransferase, whose amino-acid sequence MSQQNRSQGDSLFPIQAADVMDKLPKQFFASLVQSVNREISQGHDVINLGQGNPDRPTPEHIVRAAQQAVANPQYHKYSPFQGYSFLKEAVCQRYREDYGVTLDPEKEVAILFGGKTGLVQIVQILLNPGDLCLVPDPGYPDYWSGAALAGAEMSFMPLREDNAYLPDYGAISPLDRKRAKLMFLNYPNNPTSATAPLSFYEDTVRFAAENQIVVASDFAYGAIGFDSQKPVSFLQAEGAKEVGVEYYTLSKTYNMAGWRVAFALGNEKIISLINLLQDHIYVSLFGGIQEAAKVALTAPQDNVAELVAVYQSRRDALFDALAQIGWEARKPSGSFFSWLPVPSGWDSASFARKLLTEAKVAVAPGIGFGLHGEGYVRVGLLSSEDRLREAVHRIGKLGMF is encoded by the coding sequence ATGAGCCAACAAAATCGATCACAGGGAGACTCCCTTTTTCCTATTCAGGCCGCTGACGTCATGGATAAGCTGCCGAAGCAGTTTTTTGCTTCGCTTGTCCAAAGCGTGAACCGGGAAATTTCACAGGGCCATGATGTAATTAATCTCGGTCAGGGCAACCCCGATCGCCCTACGCCCGAGCATATCGTTAGAGCCGCGCAGCAAGCCGTGGCCAATCCGCAGTACCATAAATATTCCCCGTTCCAGGGCTACAGCTTCCTCAAAGAAGCCGTCTGCCAGCGCTATCGTGAAGACTACGGGGTTACGCTGGATCCGGAGAAAGAGGTTGCCATTCTATTCGGCGGCAAGACCGGGCTTGTCCAGATCGTCCAGATTTTGCTTAATCCTGGCGACCTGTGCCTGGTTCCCGATCCGGGATATCCCGATTACTGGTCGGGTGCTGCTCTCGCCGGAGCCGAAATGTCCTTCATGCCGCTGAGAGAGGACAACGCCTACTTGCCGGACTATGGAGCCATCTCGCCCCTTGACCGCAAGCGGGCAAAGCTGATGTTCCTGAATTATCCGAATAATCCGACCTCGGCTACGGCGCCGCTGTCCTTTTATGAAGACACCGTCAGGTTTGCCGCCGAGAACCAAATCGTTGTCGCGAGCGATTTCGCCTACGGGGCCATCGGTTTTGACAGCCAAAAACCCGTAAGCTTCCTGCAAGCGGAAGGCGCCAAAGAAGTGGGTGTGGAATACTACACCTTATCCAAAACCTATAATATGGCCGGCTGGCGTGTCGCCTTTGCGCTTGGAAACGAAAAAATTATTTCGCTGATCAATTTGCTGCAGGATCATATATATGTGAGCTTGTTCGGCGGCATTCAGGAGGCGGCCAAGGTCGCGCTGACGGCTCCCCAGGACAACGTCGCCGAGCTTGTAGCCGTGTATCAATCCCGCCGTGACGCTCTATTCGATGCACTGGCGCAAATCGGCTGGGAAGCACGCAAACCGAGCGGCTCCTTCTTTTCCTGGCTGCCGGTGCCAAGTGGCTGGGACTCCGCCTCCTTCGCCCGCAAGCTGCTTACCGAGGCAAAGGTCGCCGTTGCACCGGGGATTGGCTTTGGCCTGCATGGAGAAGGCTATGTCAGAGTCGGGCTGCTGAGCAGTGAGGATCGCCTGCGCGAAGCGGTGCACCGAATCGGCAAGCTTGGCATGTTCTAA
- the proB gene encoding glutamate 5-kinase, whose protein sequence is MLRRIVVKIGSSSLTSPEGGLNRAAIDYFASELAALHGLGCQVLLVTSGAVAAGFREIGYPERPKLLHEKQAAAAVGQALLMQNYREALSEHNVASAQILLTRSDFQNRKRTGNASMAIEELLKRQVLPIINENDTVSVDELKFGDNDTLSALVANLLRADHLIILTDTDGLYTEDPRINPAAKRIGQVDEITDDIYAIAGGAGSAVGTGGMRSKIDAAKIATRGGVSVFVGKMTLPGQLKDILEGQGQGTYFETRSSTLPRKKQWLGFLSTPLGTLTVDQGAEEALIHGGRSLLPVGVRQAQGYFHAGDVVEVVNQDKETLGRGIVNYDSEQLQDIMGLASTEVVKKLEGIHRLEVIHRDEWISLKL, encoded by the coding sequence ATGCTACGCCGCATCGTTGTCAAAATAGGGAGCAGCTCGCTGACTTCACCGGAAGGAGGATTGAACCGGGCAGCTATCGACTACTTCGCCTCTGAATTAGCCGCCCTCCATGGGCTCGGCTGCCAGGTATTGCTGGTCACCTCCGGGGCAGTAGCCGCCGGATTCCGGGAGATCGGCTATCCGGAGCGTCCAAAGCTGCTTCATGAGAAGCAGGCTGCGGCTGCCGTAGGGCAAGCGCTGCTGATGCAAAATTACCGGGAAGCGTTATCCGAGCACAACGTCGCCTCGGCTCAAATCCTGCTGACCCGCTCGGATTTCCAGAACCGCAAGCGCACAGGCAATGCCAGCATGGCCATCGAGGAGCTGCTTAAGCGCCAGGTATTGCCGATTATCAACGAGAATGACACCGTATCCGTCGATGAACTGAAATTCGGCGATAACGACACCTTGTCCGCGCTGGTTGCGAACCTGCTGCGCGCAGATCATTTGATCATACTAACGGACACGGACGGCCTGTATACGGAGGATCCGCGCATCAATCCTGCTGCGAAGCGCATCGGGCAGGTGGACGAAATCACAGACGATATTTACGCTATTGCGGGCGGTGCCGGTTCTGCCGTCGGTACGGGAGGCATGCGCTCGAAGATCGATGCCGCAAAGATCGCCACCCGGGGCGGCGTATCTGTATTTGTCGGCAAGATGACGCTGCCCGGCCAGCTGAAGGACATTCTGGAAGGACAAGGCCAAGGGACATACTTTGAAACGCGCTCCTCTACTCTGCCGCGCAAGAAGCAATGGCTTGGATTTCTATCCACGCCGCTGGGGACGCTGACCGTAGATCAAGGCGCTGAGGAAGCACTTATCCATGGCGGCCGCAGCCTGCTTCCCGTCGGCGTAAGACAAGCGCAGGGATATTTTCATGCCGGGGATGTCGTTGAAGTTGTCAATCAGGACAAGGAAACGCTGGGCCGGGGAATCGTGAACTATGATTCTGAGCAATTGCAGGATATTATGGGATTAGCGAGCACAGAAGTCGTCAAGAAGCTGGAAGGCATCCACCGTCTCGAAGTCATTCATCGGGATGAATGGATTTCATTAAAATTATAA
- a CDS encoding glutamate-5-semialdehyde dehydrogenase has translation MSEVRQKAELARKAASILNSLTTEQKNQALLNCAQALIDHSEAIIEANKEDLQRGRENGTSVSLLDRLALTEERIAGIAEGLRQIVELPDPIGETLETIDRPNGLHIVKKRVPLGVIGIIYEARPNVTVDALGLCLKTGNAVVLRGGSSALSSNRKIVEIIHESLSGSAVPRDAVQLIEDPNRSSVDELIKLNGLIDVVIPRGGSSLIQTVVQNASVPVIETGAGICHTYLDASADPSMAADITMNAKVQRPSVCNAMETLLVHKDFAQSHLAEIAGKLREASVELRGCDETLRLISWAKPATEEDFATEYNDYILNIKIVDSLDAALRHIDRFGTKHSECIVTENGPNAERFQQEVDAAAVYHNASTRFTDGFEFGFGAEIGISTQKLHARGPMGLPALTSSKYIINGSGQIRK, from the coding sequence ATGAGCGAAGTAAGACAAAAGGCAGAACTTGCCCGAAAAGCAGCAAGCATACTGAACAGTCTGACCACAGAACAGAAAAACCAGGCATTGCTGAACTGCGCCCAGGCTTTGATCGATCATAGCGAAGCCATCATTGAAGCAAACAAGGAAGACCTGCAGCGCGGCCGGGAGAACGGCACTTCGGTTTCCCTGCTGGATCGTCTGGCGCTTACGGAAGAGCGTATCGCCGGCATTGCGGAAGGCCTGCGCCAAATCGTGGAGCTGCCGGATCCGATCGGGGAGACGCTGGAGACGATCGACCGTCCTAACGGCCTGCATATCGTCAAGAAGCGCGTGCCCCTTGGCGTAATCGGCATTATTTATGAAGCGCGTCCAAACGTGACCGTCGATGCCCTTGGCCTGTGCCTAAAGACCGGCAATGCTGTCGTACTGCGCGGCGGCTCCTCGGCATTGTCCTCCAACCGCAAAATCGTAGAAATCATTCATGAATCTCTGTCGGGCAGCGCCGTTCCTCGCGATGCGGTGCAGCTGATCGAAGATCCAAACCGTTCTTCGGTTGACGAATTGATCAAGCTGAACGGCCTGATTGATGTTGTCATCCCGCGCGGCGGCAGCTCGCTGATCCAGACGGTCGTTCAGAACGCAAGCGTGCCCGTCATCGAGACCGGTGCCGGCATCTGCCATACGTACCTGGATGCGTCGGCGGATCCGTCTATGGCCGCAGACATTACGATGAACGCTAAGGTTCAGCGCCCTTCGGTGTGCAACGCAATGGAGACGCTGCTTGTGCATAAGGACTTTGCGCAGTCCCATTTGGCAGAGATCGCTGGCAAGCTGCGCGAGGCGAGCGTAGAACTGCGGGGATGCGACGAGACTCTTCGCCTGATCTCCTGGGCCAAACCTGCGACTGAAGAAGATTTCGCTACCGAATATAATGATTACATTCTTAACATCAAGATCGTCGATAGCCTGGATGCGGCTCTGCGGCATATCGACCGCTTCGGCACGAAGCATTCGGAATGCATTGTGACCGAGAATGGTCCGAACGCAGAGCGATTCCAGCAGGAGGTCGACGCCGCGGCAGTATATCATAATGCTTCCACCCGCTTCACGGATGGATTCGAATTCGGCTTTGGAGCCGAAATCGGAATCAGCACGCAGAAACTGCATGCCAGAGGACCGATGGGCCTGCCTGCGCTAACCTCAAGCAAATACATCATTAACGGCAGCGGACAGATTCGGAAGTAA
- the proC gene encoding pyrroline-5-carboxylate reductase translates to MTINNTNNAPSICFYGAGSMAEAIVRGLIHRKVAPPESITMLNRSNQERLAHLESAYGIKTGRSDAEKESSLISASVIVLAMKPKDAGEALKALGPKLNQEQLIVSVIAGLSISTIQALLGYKAPIARTMPNTSSSIGFGATGISFSAEVNETQTAQVLKMFEAVGTVQVIPEEQMEILTGVSGSGPAYIYYMMEAMIEAGIEGGLSVEQARELTVQTVLGAAAMMKETGEEPAKLRKDITSPNGSTQAALETLAAGSFNATVKAAVHRAAERSKEMGEAVKEALL, encoded by the coding sequence ATGACGATAAACAACACGAATAACGCCCCTTCGATATGCTTCTACGGCGCCGGCTCCATGGCGGAGGCTATCGTGCGAGGACTGATCCATCGCAAGGTAGCCCCGCCGGAATCCATTACGATGCTGAACCGCAGCAATCAGGAGCGGTTAGCCCATTTGGAGTCTGCCTACGGCATCAAAACGGGACGCAGCGATGCGGAGAAGGAATCGAGCCTCATCTCCGCATCGGTCATCGTCCTGGCCATGAAACCCAAAGACGCTGGAGAAGCGCTCAAGGCGCTAGGACCGAAGCTTAACCAAGAGCAGCTCATCGTATCCGTCATCGCGGGACTTTCCATCTCTACGATTCAAGCCTTGCTTGGATATAAGGCGCCGATCGCGCGTACGATGCCTAACACTTCTAGCTCGATCGGTTTTGGCGCCACCGGCATCTCCTTCTCTGCTGAGGTGAATGAAACGCAAACCGCTCAGGTACTGAAAATGTTCGAAGCCGTTGGCACCGTTCAGGTCATCCCCGAAGAGCAAATGGAGATTTTGACCGGCGTATCTGGAAGCGGCCCGGCATACATCTATTACATGATGGAAGCGATGATCGAAGCAGGCATCGAAGGCGGGCTTAGCGTAGAGCAGGCACGCGAGCTTACCGTACAGACCGTGCTCGGTGCTGCTGCCATGATGAAGGAGACGGGTGAAGAGCCCGCCAAGCTCCGCAAGGACATCACTTCCCCGAACGGCTCCACGCAGGCAGCACTCGAGACGCTGGCAGCCGGCAGCTTCAACGCTACCGTCAAGGCTGCCGTGCATCGCGCCGCCGAGCGCTCCAAGGAAATGGGCGAAGCCGTAAAGGAGGCATTGTTATGA